A single genomic interval of Malania oleifera isolate guangnan ecotype guangnan chromosome 11, ASM2987363v1, whole genome shotgun sequence harbors:
- the LOC131168550 gene encoding uncharacterized protein LOC131168550, giving the protein MHLEAKEKKRELSVKLFVHKALSFVAQDHYFTDETFLFRFDHRARFLLHGEANTICLYTCIHTYIGIGLAKMNFQQSVGSHSPIPQNQASPQGQDRRNNRDTCFSCGEQGHWAKDCPRKHNHIYEDDCGHSRRPEASSPPPPTTGDSETPVVQCPCGAGTCIVRISRTTRNPNRKFYACPSKSEKKCNYFKWCDTVKEGDINNSPKHKYPMCSCGAGICRVLTEKNGPNAGRTFYTCPLKKGHGACNFIQWQDQENTTVNLNAKESSCLGSMRSTSNAQKDISIINSCLNKESTLSSEHLKNMGDGSLVIDNGKLSPNHALVLENMEPPKEDQENTTVNTNAKESSCLDAMQSTSNAQKDISIVNGCLNKESTLSSEHLKNMGGGSLVIDNGQLSPNHALVLFEENMEPPKEDQENTTVNINAKESSCLGSMRSTSNAQKDRSIINSCLNKESTLSSEHLKNMGDGSLVIDNGQLSPNHALVLFKENMEPPKVSWAHDDKFNNSSIVHNNPLGPGKNEDFVLDFPSGKIYSLEQNNPIGDGIEKNDNFVPHIPTRKLVLPQTNSWDSLVENVHQLHILTSQTEFHHQLAEFWKQISFANATSSGLSFLGWWGRLAFPPSRCLCSSPHRPFYCLGIQGSMTLPHSSLTIECDKPSFNTAGQDHQFSGGVLQEPSEHKNPPRMVQGNVMTGLILEAFRQAAVHVQNELITLLESMDPLDHEVMTREANSAFAALDCLSIDYRPFHKRVNEFISCASSLAKLEECNWNNVSSRELVGWCNSEKAQFDRITRIHAEAMAAVTISKKSFQSLHEMIFCTRNLLLQIENQLSYCEAKMLNIETQLIQISEDMFRYNQILQALSRKAAEALKNGRQIEAERVAARAALEKARLQLRK; this is encoded by the exons ATGCACCTCGAAGCCAAG gagaagaaaagagaactttCTGTGAAATTGTTCGTTCATAAAGCACTTTCCTTTGTCGCACAAGACCATTACTTCACAGATGA AACATTTCTTTTTAGGTTTGATCACAGAGCCCGTTTCTTGCTTCACGGTGAAGCTAATACGATTTGCCTTTATACCTGCATACACACGTATATTGGCATTGGGTTGGCGAAGATGAACTTCCAGCAGAGTGTGGGCTCCCACAGTCCCATTCCCCAGAACCAAGCATCACCCCAAGGCCAAGATCGCCGAAACAACAGAGACACCTGCTTCAGTTGCGGAGAGCAAGGCCATTGGGCTAAAGACTGCCCCCGCAAGCATAATCATATTTATGAGGACGATTGTGGGCATAGTAGGAGGCCAGAGGCTAGCTCTCCACCTCCGCCCACCACCGGAGATTCGGAAACGCCAGTTGTTCAGTGCCCTTGTGGCGCTGGGACTTGCATTGTGAGGATTTCTCGCACCACAAGGAACCCCAACAGGAAGTTCTACGCCTGCCCTTCTAAATCT GAAAAAAAATGTAATTATTTTAAGTGGTGTGACACAGTGAAGGAAGGTGACATAAACAACTCTCCTAAACACAAGTACCCTATGTGTTCTTGTGGTGCTGGGATTTGCCGTGTTCTTACTGAAAAAAATGGACCAAATGCGGGTCGAACTTTCTATACCTGTCCGTTAAAAAAG GGTCATGGAGCTTGTAACTTCATTCAATGGCAAGATCAAGAAAATACCACGGTTAACCTTAATGCAAAGGAAAGCAGTTGCTTGGGTTCTATGCGATCTACATCAAATGCTCAAAAGGACATAAGCATCATAAACAGTTGCTTAAACAAGGAAAGCACTTTGAGTTCTGAGCATTTGAAGAACATGGGTGATGGCTCGCTAGTGATAGATAACGGCAAACTTTCTCCAAATCATGCACTTGTGCTTGAAAACATGGAGCCACCAAAAGAAGATCAAGAAAATACCACGGTCAACACTAATGCAAAGGAAAGCAGTTGCTTGGATGCTATGCAATCTACATCAAATGCCCAAAAGGACATAAGCATCGTAAATGGTTGCTTAAACAAGGAAAGCACTTTGAGTTCTGAGCATCTGAAGAACATGGGTGGTGGCTCACTAGTGATAGATAACGGCCAACTTTCTCCAAATCATGCACTTGTGCTTTTTGAAGAAAACATGGAGCCACCAAAAGAAGATCAAGAAAATACCACAGTTAACATTAATGCAAAGGAAAGCAGTTGCTTGGGTTCTATGCGATCTACATCAAATGCCCagaaggacagaagcatcataaatagttgCTTAAACAAGGAAAGCACTTTGAGTTCTGAGCATCTGAAGAACATGGGTGATGGCTCGCTAGTGATAGATAACGGCCAACTTTCTCCAAATCATGCACTTGTGCTTTTTAAAGAAAACATGGAGCCACCAAAAGTGAGTTGGGCGCATGATGATAAGTTTAATAATTCTTCCATAGTGCATAACAATCCTTTAGGCCCTGGGAAGAATGAGGATTTTGTCCTTGACTTCCCTAGTGGGAAAATTTATTCTTTAGAGCAAAATAATCCTATAGGAGATGGGATTGAGAAGAATGATAACTTTGTCCCTCACATCCCTACTAGGAAGCTGGTGTTGCCGCAGACAAATTCATGGGATTCCTTGGTAGAGAACGTGCACCAACTTCACATTTTAACATCTCAAACTGAGTTTCATCACCAACTGGCGGAATTTTGGAAACAAATAAGTTTTGCCAATGCTACTTCCTCTG GTCTTTCATTTCTTGGTTGGTGGGGCAGACTTGCTTTCCCTCCTTCCCGATGCTTATGTTCTTCTCCACATAGGCCTTTTTATTGTT TGGGTATTCAAGGATCAATGACACTACCACATAGTTCTTTAACTATTGAATGTGACAAACCATCATTCAATACTGCCGGTCAAGATCATCAGTTTTCAGGTGGGGTTCTTCAAGAGCCATCAGAACATAAAAACCCTCCTAGAATGGTGCAAGGAAATGTCATGACTGGGTTAATCTTAGAGGCATTTAGGCAGGCAGCAGTTCATGTACAGAATGAGCTTATCACTCTTTTGGAGTCTATGGATCCTCTTGATCATGAAGTCATGACGCGAGAGGCAAATTCTGCCTTTGCTGCTTTGGACTGTTTGTCTATTGATTACAGACCCTTCCACAAGCGTGTAAATGAATTTATTTCCTGTGCATCATCACTGGCGAAACTTGAAGAGTGCAACTGGAATAATGTCTCTTCTAGAGAGCTTGTTGGCTGGTGTAATTCTGAGAAGGCACAGTTTGATCGTATTACTCGCATTCATGCTGAAGCAATGGCAGCTGTTACAATCTCTAAAAAAAGCTTTCAATCGCTTCATGAAATGATCTTTTGCACGAGGAACCTGCTTCTTCAGATTGAGAATCAGTTATCGTATTGTGAGGCCAAGATGCTGAACATCGAGACTCAGCTAATTCAAATATCTGAAGACATGTTCCGATACAATCAAATTCTGCAGGCTTTATCCCGTAAAGCTGCAGAAGCTTTAAAAAATGGTAGGCAGATAGAAGCGGAGAGAGTTGCAGCTAGGGCAGCATTAGAGAAGGCAAGGCTGCAGCTTCGGAAGTGA